GACGCGGTCGTCGCGGAAGTCCTCGTCGGCGACCTGGCGGTTCTCGTAGCCGATCAGGCGGAACCGGTCGACCGTCTCCGGGTCGAAGGCGACCTGTGCCTTGGCGTCGCGGGCGGTGAGGTCGACGTGCCGCGGGAGTTCCTCGCAGAAGACCTCGCGCGCCTCCTCGGAGGTCGAGACGTACGTGGTGTGGCCGTCGCCCCGGTCGGCGAGGCGTTCCATGAGCTCGTCGCCGTAATCGCTGCCGACGCCGACGCCGAAGAGGGTGATGCCGTGTTCGCGGCGGGCGCCGGCGATCTTCTCCAGGATGGTGTCGGCGTCGGTGTCGCCGGTGTTGGCGAGGGCGTCGGACACCAGGACGACCCGGTTGGTGGCGCCCTCGCGCAGGCCCTCGACGGCCGTCGCGTAACCGGTCTCGACGCCCGCGCCGAGGTTGGTGGACTGCTGGACCTCCAGGCCCGCGACGGCGTCGTGGACCCTGCCGCGGTTGCCGCCGAGCCGGGTCATCGGCAGGATCGTCTCGGCCTCGTCGCTGAAGGTGACCAGCGCGACCGAGTCGTCGTCGCGCAGCCGGTCGGTCATCACGCCGAGGGACTCCTTGGCGAGGTCCAGCCGCCCGGGCTCGGCCATCGAGCCGGAGACGTCGAGGACGAAGGTGAGTGCGGCGGGCGGGCGTTCGCCGTCGCTCTCGGCCGGACGGGTGGCGAGGCCGACGCGGACCAGGGACCAGTCCGCCTCGCTGGTGCGGGCGCCGTCGACGGTCACCGTGAAGCCGTTCCCGTCGGGGCGTTCGTAGTCCTGGCGGAAGCTGTTGACGAACTCCTCGGGGCGGATCGTCGACGGGTGCGGACGGCCGCCCTCGGCGAGGGTGCGGCGGGCGTAGCCGTACGAGGCGGTGTCGACGTCGAGCGCGAAGGTGGAGAGGTAGTCGGGCTCCGGCGCGAACTCGCCGTCCGTGCCGTCCTGCCGCTGCTCGCCGCTCGCCTCTCCCGAGTCGGGGGCGGGCGGGGCCGGGGCCGGGAAGCCGTCGGCCCGTTCCGCGCCGTCCGCGCGGCTGCCCTCGCCGGTGCCGCTCCCGGAGCATCCGGTCAGCAGCAGGCCGCTCGCCGTGGTGAGCGCCAGCAGCGCGCCGGCGAGCCGTCGTGTCCGGTTCCGCTTCATCTCGCGTGCCCCCTGTGTTCGTTGACGTGCCGTCGAACGCCGACGTCAGTG
This region of Streptomyces chromofuscus genomic DNA includes:
- a CDS encoding vWA domain-containing protein, whose amino-acid sequence is MKRNRTRRLAGALLALTTASGLLLTGCSGSGTGEGSRADGAERADGFPAPAPPAPDSGEASGEQRQDGTDGEFAPEPDYLSTFALDVDTASYGYARRTLAEGGRPHPSTIRPEEFVNSFRQDYERPDGNGFTVTVDGARTSEADWSLVRVGLATRPAESDGERPPAALTFVLDVSGSMAEPGRLDLAKESLGVMTDRLRDDDSVALVTFSDEAETILPMTRLGGNRGRVHDAVAGLEVQQSTNLGAGVETGYATAVEGLREGATNRVVLVSDALANTGDTDADTILEKIAGARREHGITLFGVGVGSDYGDELMERLADRGDGHTTYVSTSEEAREVFCEELPRHVDLTARDAKAQVAFDPETVDRFRLIGYENRQVADEDFRDDRVDGGEVGPGHTVTALYAVRTRPGADGHLATATVRWLDPGTRAPHEESGQVETADLGESVRSASARFQVAVVAAWFADALRREDTRFAPLPGAPGLDQLARHAEDLADRTEDDAVRQLATTIDRARDIAY